CGAGTTCACGCGGCGAGCAGTTTGTCGAGTTCCCCTTCGCGATCGAGCTGAGCCAGTTCGTCGTAGCCGCCGACGGGATTGCCGTCGATGAAGACTTGCGGCACGGTGCGCCGCCCTGAGGTCCTGACCATGTGTTCGCGCAACGCCTCGTCGTTACCGACGTCGATCTCTTCGAACGCCACTCCTTTGCGCTCGAGGAGCGCCTTGGCGCGCACACAGTAAGGGCAGTATTCGGTCGTGTACACCACTACTTTCGCCATGCGGTCGAGCCCACCTCCGTCCCAAGGCTCGTAACCAGCAGCCCGCGTCGAGGCAAGGCGGGGGCAGTCGCGCCGGTCGATACCCTTGCGAATGCGCGGGGAATGCCCGCACGCCCGGCACCGCCGGGAGCCGGGCGGACAGGGCCGCGCGAACCCCTGGCCGGGCCTGCTTGCTCGACGGTGTTCCATTTGCGAGCGAAGCGGGCTAGCGAGTGCCGCATGACGGCCGGCGAACGATTCGAAGAACTCGTGCGCATCATGGAGCGCCTGCGGGCCCCCGGCGGATGTCCGTGGGACCGCGAGCAGACCAGCGCCAGCATCAAGC
This DNA window, taken from Candidatus Binatia bacterium, encodes the following:
- the grxC gene encoding glutaredoxin 3, which gives rise to MAKVVVYTTEYCPYCVRAKALLERKGVAFEEIDVGNDEALREHMVRTSGRRTVPQVFIDGNPVGGYDELAQLDREGELDKLLAA